The following coding sequences lie in one Glycine max cultivar Williams 82 chromosome 19, Glycine_max_v4.0, whole genome shotgun sequence genomic window:
- the LOC100794598 gene encoding jasmonoyl--L-amino acid synthetase JAR4, producing the protein MLEKVGEFNMDKVIQEFELLTRDAERVQRETLKRILEDNASAEYLQSLGLNGRTDPESFKACVPLVTHKELEPYIYRIIDGDASPILTGKPITTMSLSSGTTQGKPKYVPWNDELYETTMQIYLTSFVFRNREFPIKNGKALSFIYGSKQLKTKGGLAARTATSNVFCSAGYKCAMRALQSQCCSPDEVIFGPDFFQSLYCHLLCGLIFREEVQFVSSTFAHSIVHAFRTFEQVWEELCNDIREGVLTRNVTIPSIRMAMSKLLKPNPELANTIHQKCRGLSNWYGLIPELFPNAKYIYGIMTGSMEPYLKKMRHYAGELPLLTADYGSSEGWIAANVNPQLPPEYATYAVLPHIGYFEFIPLSEFENTKGEPDFLCVDPKPMGLTEVKVGEEYEIVMTNPAGLYRYRLGDVVKVMGFHNSTPELKFIRRSSLLLNINIDKNTEKDLQLAVEAAGKLLAEEKLEVVDFSSQVDLSKEPGHYVIFWEISGEASQELLLECCNCLDKSFVDAGYTSSRKVNCIGALELRLVRRGTFQKILDHYLGLGTAVSQYKTPRCVGPTNTRVLQILSENVVNNYLSTAFN; encoded by the exons ATGTTAGAGAAAGTGGGGGAGTTTAACATGGATAAAGTTATACAAGAGTTTGAATTATTGACACGGGATGCAGAAAGGGTTCAGAGGGAAACACTGAAGAGGATTTTGGAGGATAACGCATCAGCAGAGTACTTGCAGAGTTTGGGTCTCAATGGAAGAACTGACCCTGAGAGTTTCAAGGCCTGTGTTCCACTGGTCACCCACAAAGAATTGGAACCTTATATCTACAGAATTATTGATGGTGATGCTTCTCCTATTCTCACTGGAAAACCCATCACAACCATGTCATTAAG TTCTGGCACTACCCAGGGGAAGCCAAAATATGTACCTTGGAATGATGAATTGTATGAAACCACAATGCAGATATACCTGACCTCTTTTGTCTTTAGAAACAG GGAGTTTCCTATAAAAAATGGGAAGGCTTTAAGCTTTATATACGGTAGCAAACAGTTGAAAACAAAGGGGGGTCTGGCGGCTAGAACTGCCACAAGCAACGTGTTCTGTAGTGCTGGTTACAAGTGTGCAATGAGGGCACTCCAATCCCAATGCTGCAGCCCGGATGAAGTGATATTTGGTCCTGATTTTTTCCAATCACTGTACTGCCATCtgttgtgtggtctgattttcCGGGAGGAAGTTCAGTTTGTGTCTTCCACATTTGCACATAGCATTGTCCATGCTTTTAGAACCTTTGAACAAGTGTGGGAAGAGCTGTGTAACGATATCAGAGAAGGGGTTCTCACCAGAAATGTCACCATTCCTTCCATTCGAATGGCCATGTCTAAACTGCTCAAACCAAACCCTGAATTAGCCAACACGATCCACCAAAAATGCAGGGGATTGAGCAACTGGTACGGGTTAATACCAGAGCTTTTTCCTAATGCAAAGTATATTTATGGCATCATGACTGGGTCGATGGAgccttatttgaaaaaaatgaggcaTTATGCTGGGGAGCTGCCTTTGTTGACTGCTGACTACGGATCTTCTGAGGGATGGATAGCAGCTAATGTGAACCCACAACTTCCTCCTGAGTATGCCACTTATGCTGTGCTTCCTCACATTGGTTACTTTGAATTCATTCCTCTCTCAGAGTTTGAGAACACCAAGGGTGAACCTGATTTCCTCTGTGTTGATCCTAAGCCCATGGGCCTGACTGAAGTCAAGGTTGGTGAAGAGTATGAAATTGTTATGACGAATCCAGCAG GTTTATACCGGTATAGATTAGGGGATGTGGTGAAGGTTATGGGATTCCACAATTCAACTCCAGAACTCAAGTTTATTCGAAGGAGCAGTCTTCTGCTCAACATTAACATCGACAAGAACACTGAGAAGGATTTACAATTAGCCGTGGAAGCTGCAGGGAAGTTGCTAGCAGAGGAGAAACTGGAAGTAGTTGACTTCAGTAGCCAGGTTGATTTATCCAAAGAACCAGGGCACTATGTCATCTTCTGGGAAATCAGCGGAGAAGCGAGCCAAGAACTACTCCTCGAATGCTGTAACTGTTTGGACAAGTCTTTCGTTGATGCAGGCTACACCAGTTCGCGCAAAGTGAACTGCATTGGTGCCCTCGAACTACGACTTGTTCGGAGAGGAACATTCCAGAAGATTCTTGATCATTACCTAGGACTAGGAACCGCTGTTAGTCAATACAAGACACCAAGATGTGTTGGTCCTACAAACACCAGAGTTTTGCAAATCTTGAGTGAAAATGTTGTGAACAACTATCTCAGTACCGCTttcaattga